In one window of Thermodesulfobacteriota bacterium DNA:
- a CDS encoding aminotransferase class III-fold pyridoxal phosphate-dependent enzyme, with amino-acid sequence MMAMEQALKKHSNESLFPASDAMWERAIEVIPAGTQTLSKGPDQFVRGVTPKYLCRGKGARVWDLDGNEYIDYPLALGPILLGYDYAPVSEAVIRQVREGTTFTLMHPLEVEVAELMRSVIPCAEMVRFGKNGADATSAAVKVARASTGRDHIAYCGYHGCQDWYAVVTPRNKGIPRPLADYMHKFEYNRIETLEKAFAENPGKIACVIMEVPGTDPLVDPETGKNFLQLAKEAANRNGALFVLDEIVTGFRYSLGGAGKYYGVVPDLACFGKGMANGFPISAIAGKREFMKELNEVFFSMTYSGDAIGLSAARATINELMTKPVIDRIWEAGKRLHDGINGFAREIGVDFSITGKPPRGGISARNSSGEDDLLLKSVFLQETVKRGVLYGGPVFISYSHTDEDIAKTIEASREALSVLKKAVDSGNPAGFLEGEPIGVVFRQRN; translated from the coding sequence ATGATGGCAATGGAACAGGCGCTTAAAAAGCATTCGAACGAAAGTCTTTTCCCCGCATCCGACGCCATGTGGGAACGCGCAATAGAGGTCATACCCGCAGGCACGCAGACGCTGAGCAAGGGGCCCGACCAGTTCGTAAGGGGCGTGACCCCCAAGTACCTTTGCCGCGGCAAGGGCGCCCGCGTATGGGACCTGGACGGGAACGAGTACATAGACTACCCCCTGGCCCTCGGGCCCATACTCCTCGGCTACGACTACGCTCCGGTGAGCGAGGCAGTCATAAGGCAGGTCAGGGAAGGCACGACATTCACGCTCATGCACCCGCTCGAGGTAGAGGTGGCGGAGCTCATGCGCTCGGTCATCCCGTGCGCCGAGATGGTGAGGTTCGGCAAGAACGGCGCGGACGCCACGAGCGCCGCAGTAAAGGTGGCGAGGGCCTCCACGGGAAGGGACCACATCGCGTACTGCGGCTACCACGGCTGCCAGGACTGGTACGCTGTCGTAACGCCCCGCAACAAGGGCATCCCGCGCCCTCTCGCCGATTACATGCACAAGTTCGAATACAACCGTATAGAGACCCTTGAGAAGGCCTTCGCCGAAAACCCCGGGAAGATTGCCTGCGTCATAATGGAGGTCCCGGGGACCGACCCGCTCGTTGACCCGGAGACCGGAAAGAACTTCCTCCAGCTCGCAAAGGAAGCCGCGAACAGGAACGGCGCTCTCTTCGTGCTCGACGAGATAGTGACCGGCTTCAGGTATTCGCTCGGGGGCGCGGGGAAATACTACGGGGTCGTCCCGGACCTCGCCTGCTTCGGGAAGGGCATGGCGAACGGGTTCCCGATATCGGCTATCGCCGGGAAGCGCGAGTTCATGAAGGAATTGAACGAGGTCTTCTTCTCCATGACCTATTCGGGAGACGCGATAGGCCTTTCAGCGGCCAGGGCAACCATAAACGAGCTTATGACGAAGCCCGTGATAGACCGGATATGGGAGGCCGGCAAGAGGCTCCATGACGGCATAAACGGGTTCGCCAGGGAGATAGGCGTGGATTTCAGCATAACCGGGAAGCCGCCGAGGGGAGGCATATCGGCAAGGAACTCCTCCGGAGAAGACGACCTGCTCCTTAAGAGCGTATTCCTCCAGGAGACCGTGAAGAGGGGAGTGCTCTACGGGGGGCCGGTCTTCATAAGCTACTCGCATACCGACGAGGACATAGCAAAGACGATAGAGGCTTCAAGGGAGGCGCTCTCGGTCCTTAAAAAGGCGGTCGACAGCGGAAACCCAGCCGGGTTTCTGGAAGGCGAGCCGATAGGCGTCGTCTTCAGGCAAAGGAACTGA
- a CDS encoding glycosyltransferase family protein gives MQITDKDVKAAIGPVVGIVQARMGSTRLPGKVMMEIGGKPMLWHVVTRLAASALVEKIVVATTQEGSDDRIAEWCAENNVCCHRGSVNDVLDRYFYAALASKARTVVRITSDCPLLDPALVDRAIRKFGEGGLDYVSIDPSFPDGLDAEVFSFEALEKAYMRAALSSEREHVTPYIWKNHTIFRICKIRCETDLSKMRWTVDDERDLTLVNAIYDGIGANGGIFHMEKILEFLEAHPALLGINADIERNEGYARSLSEDKAV, from the coding sequence ATGCAGATAACGGATAAGGACGTCAAGGCGGCAATAGGGCCGGTAGTGGGGATAGTGCAGGCCCGCATGGGCTCCACCAGGCTCCCGGGCAAGGTAATGATGGAGATAGGCGGAAAACCCATGCTGTGGCACGTTGTGACGAGGCTCGCCGCCTCCGCTCTCGTCGAAAAGATTGTGGTAGCCACGACCCAGGAAGGATCGGACGACAGGATCGCGGAGTGGTGCGCCGAGAACAACGTGTGCTGCCACAGGGGGAGCGTAAACGACGTCCTGGACAGGTACTTCTACGCCGCACTGGCGTCCAAGGCCAGGACGGTCGTGAGGATAACCTCTGACTGCCCTTTGCTCGACCCGGCGCTCGTGGACAGGGCCATAAGGAAGTTCGGCGAGGGCGGGCTCGATTACGTAAGCATAGACCCGAGCTTCCCGGACGGGCTCGACGCCGAGGTCTTCTCGTTCGAGGCGCTTGAGAAGGCCTATATGCGGGCCGCGCTTTCCTCGGAGCGCGAGCATGTGACCCCGTATATCTGGAAAAACCACACGATTTTCAGGATATGCAAGATACGGTGCGAAACCGACCTTTCGAAGATGCGCTGGACCGTGGACGACGAGAGGGACCTGACGCTCGTAAACGCCATATACGACGGCATCGGCGCGAACGGCGGGATTTTCCACATGGAAAAGATACTTGAATTCCTGGAGGCGCACCCTGCGCTTCTGGGAATAAACGCGGATATTGAGCGGAACGAGGGCTATGCCAGGTCTTTAAGTGAGGACAAGGCGGTATAG